One Micromonospora eburnea genomic region harbors:
- a CDS encoding HypC/HybG/HupF family hydrogenase formation chaperone produces MSASAGPVPECHGDDRCITCSDAAVAVRVRELTGDGLAVVDTEAGPEEISVALVEAVPGDIVLVHAKEAIAVVDEVR; encoded by the coding sequence GTGAGCGCGTCGGCCGGCCCGGTGCCGGAGTGCCACGGCGACGACCGCTGCATCACCTGCTCGGACGCGGCGGTGGCCGTCCGGGTCCGCGAGCTGACAGGCGACGGCCTGGCGGTGGTCGACACCGAGGCCGGCCCGGAGGAAATCAGCGTCGCCCTGGTCGAGGCGGTGCCGGGCGACATCGTGCTGGTCCACGCCAAGGAGGCGATCGCAGTGGTGGACGAGGTCCGATGA
- a CDS encoding MmcQ/YjbR family DNA-binding protein encodes MTSRADVPPMLLDRLRPICLGLPETYEEPAWVGVRWRVRKRTFAHLLTVGPDHQMARTRAAGPVCVLTFRSPVDEVHALLAQGDPFYAPGWAADVLGMAVDDGTDWAEVGELLTESYCLLAPRKLVAQIAPPSPVVTRENGLNQ; translated from the coding sequence GTGACCAGCCGCGCAGACGTACCACCCATGCTTCTCGACCGGCTGCGGCCCATCTGCCTCGGGCTGCCCGAGACCTACGAGGAGCCGGCCTGGGTGGGTGTCCGCTGGCGCGTACGCAAGCGGACCTTCGCCCACCTGCTCACCGTTGGGCCCGACCATCAGATGGCGCGGACCCGAGCGGCCGGGCCTGTCTGTGTCCTGACGTTCCGGTCGCCGGTGGACGAGGTCCACGCCCTCCTCGCGCAGGGCGATCCCTTCTACGCGCCCGGCTGGGCTGCCGACGTTCTCGGCATGGCCGTCGACGACGGGACCGACTGGGCCGAGGTCGGCGAGCTGCTCACCGAGAGCTACTGCCTGCTGGCACCCAGGAAGCTGGTCGCCCAGATCGCCCCGCCCTCACCGGTGGTCACTCGCGAAAACGGGCTCAATCAGTGA
- a CDS encoding helix-turn-helix transcriptional regulator: MHGRELRGLLSPFLLLLIFERPGHGYDLIERLAAMGVSDVEPGHVYRVLRGLERDRSVTSVWETDGAGPARRCYTLTAQGRDDLRTWVAHLTYLNQVVHACVRRSAEAFDRAAGTGRHHPHVVRG, translated from the coding sequence ATGCACGGGCGTGAGCTGCGGGGCCTGCTGTCCCCGTTCCTCCTGCTGCTGATCTTCGAACGGCCCGGTCACGGGTACGACCTGATCGAGCGGCTTGCGGCGATGGGCGTGTCGGACGTCGAGCCGGGCCACGTCTACCGGGTGCTGCGCGGCCTGGAACGCGACCGGTCGGTGACCTCGGTCTGGGAGACGGACGGTGCCGGGCCGGCGCGCCGGTGCTACACGCTGACCGCCCAGGGGCGCGACGACCTCCGCACGTGGGTCGCCCACCTGACGTACCTCAACCAGGTGGTCCACGCCTGCGTGCGGCGCTCGGCGGAAGCTTTCGACCGGGCGGCCGGCACCGGGCGTCACCATCCCCACGTCGTTCGAGGCTGA
- a CDS encoding cation:proton antiporter: MQSLASNSELTIATVLADVAIVLIVGHLFGRWLRRMGQPVVIGEILAGIALGPSLLGLLPGNPTEVIFPAAARPYLSAISQVGLLLFMFLVGWEFDRRVVARRKVMTLSVSLASIALAFTLGVGLASLIYADHAMVAGKRVPFVVFALFLGAAMSITAFPVLARILKDRGLVNTEVGTLALASAAIDDVLAWCILALVAAIAAARDGTDLIQIAALSLAYVAVMSAVVRPLLAAVVRRVALLNRPANLAIFVAAGVFLSSFATTWVGIHAIFGAFAFGFIMPREPAEELRQQIREPFENIGMVLLPVFFIVTGLGVDIASLTLANYVELSAIILVACVGKTIGAATPALALGLPGRDARTLGILMNTRGLTELIVLNVGVSLGVLDKQMFTMMVIMALVTTAMAGPLLPKLARTPPTGRVPGAPRDSLAANAAKRT; the protein is encoded by the coding sequence GTGCAATCACTCGCTAGCAACAGCGAACTCACCATCGCCACGGTGTTGGCCGATGTCGCCATCGTTCTGATCGTCGGGCACCTCTTCGGCCGCTGGCTACGCCGGATGGGGCAACCGGTGGTCATCGGTGAGATCCTCGCCGGCATCGCGCTGGGCCCGAGCCTGCTCGGACTGCTGCCCGGCAATCCGACCGAGGTGATCTTCCCCGCTGCGGCCCGGCCGTATCTGAGCGCGATCTCCCAGGTGGGGCTGCTGCTCTTCATGTTTCTGGTGGGCTGGGAATTCGATCGCCGGGTGGTGGCCCGGCGTAAGGTGATGACCCTGTCGGTCTCGCTCGCCTCGATTGCTCTGGCGTTCACCCTGGGAGTCGGGCTGGCCTCGCTGATCTACGCCGACCATGCCATGGTCGCCGGCAAGCGAGTGCCGTTCGTGGTGTTTGCGCTCTTCCTCGGTGCGGCGATGTCGATCACCGCGTTTCCGGTGCTGGCGCGAATTCTCAAGGACCGAGGCCTGGTGAACACCGAGGTCGGTACGCTCGCCCTGGCCAGTGCGGCGATCGACGACGTGCTCGCCTGGTGCATCCTGGCGCTGGTCGCGGCGATCGCCGCCGCCCGCGACGGCACCGACCTGATCCAGATCGCCGCGCTCTCGCTCGCCTACGTCGCCGTCATGTCCGCCGTGGTACGCCCGCTGCTGGCGGCCGTCGTCCGCCGGGTCGCGTTGCTCAACCGGCCGGCCAACCTGGCGATCTTCGTTGCCGCCGGTGTGTTCCTCTCCTCCTTCGCGACCACCTGGGTCGGCATCCACGCCATCTTCGGCGCGTTCGCCTTCGGCTTCATCATGCCGCGCGAGCCCGCCGAAGAACTGCGGCAGCAGATCCGCGAACCGTTCGAGAACATCGGTATGGTGCTCCTGCCGGTCTTCTTCATCGTCACCGGCCTGGGCGTCGACATCGCCTCCTTGACGCTGGCCAACTACGTGGAGCTGAGCGCGATCATCCTGGTCGCCTGCGTCGGCAAGACCATCGGGGCGGCTACTCCGGCCCTGGCTCTCGGACTGCCCGGCCGGGACGCCCGTACCCTGGGCATCCTGATGAACACCCGTGGCCTGACCGAACTGATCGTCCTGAACGTCGGCGTGAGTCTCGGCGTACTCGACAAGCAGATGTTCACCATGATGGTGATCATGGCGCTGGTCACGACGGCGATGGCCGGACCGCTCCTGCCGAAACTGGCCAGGACGCCACCCACCGGCCGCGTCCCGGGCGCGCCCCGCGACAGTCTGGCCGCCAACGCGGCCAAGCGCACCTAA
- a CDS encoding M36 family metallopeptidase, producing MPPHLSRGRRNAALLLSTTLVASMTTLSTKPAWADPDQAPANPIFLTGPNEGAPNDIAMRYLRAHPADFDVRAADVSDLAVMSSYTSQHNGVTHVNLVQRYKDLDVFGAVSTVNIARDGSVIHVGDSLVSGLAEKASGVASLDAVEAVEAAAEGLDLAEPKNAKVMSRNAGTAQTTVVSGAGISNQPIPAKLGWQQTQDGLRLAWQMVIDDSTDEHLWNAAVDAETGELLNADDWTTHENAEEIASNLGRSVTSTSPQLSPANPGTRNPVQDGSSYRVFNAPKESPNDGSRSLVTNPADGTASPYGWHDTNGTPGAEYTTTQGNNVHAYQDTDNNNAPDLGSSPEGGANLSFDFPADLNEHAQNYQDAATANLFYWNNVIHDVSYLYGFDEASGNFQSNNYGRGGTGGDYVRAEAADGGGTNNANFSTPAADGGTPRMQMYLWPGTQFGDPNQVVVDGVGSFNASWSRFSPAPTAAGLPGHQFVYAGTGCTAAAYPGTLPSGGWISVVDGGTTACSYLQRTQVAQAAGAKALVIAHNAAGTAPVLTGAMTAARVTIPAVAVTQANGAAIKAAIAAGTATGTVRKHPDHPGIRDGDFDAGVILHEYTHGISLRLTGGPGVNCLTGDEQQGEGWSDYVALTMLLDPKFDTADGQRGMGPYVLFQDDRSGGGIRPRPYSRNMEIQPFTYDSIKTGGWLNGTSLAAPHGIGHGWTSVLWDMTWNLIDRHGFNPNIYDPWNSGGNNLALQLVIDGLKMQGCAPGFVTSRNAIIAADAALTGGENACIIWGSFARRGLGYSAVQGTTNRNDNSEAFDTHPSCRGDFVGRAGQPELNTVIAGDAAPMKFKLAANRGLDILASGSPYSRLVDCDTLKTVNPDGPITPRPTPVAARNPGGSHMSVNANGQYNYPWKTDPSWAGTCREFVLTLDNGFQYRSYFKFIAG from the coding sequence GTGCCCCCGCATCTGTCCCGTGGTCGACGCAACGCCGCGTTGCTGTTGTCCACGACGCTGGTGGCGTCCATGACGACGCTGTCCACGAAACCCGCCTGGGCCGATCCTGACCAGGCCCCGGCGAACCCGATCTTCCTGACCGGCCCGAACGAGGGCGCGCCGAACGACATCGCCATGCGCTATCTGCGGGCGCATCCGGCCGACTTCGACGTGCGCGCCGCGGACGTGTCCGACCTGGCGGTGATGTCGAGCTACACGAGCCAGCACAACGGGGTGACGCACGTCAACCTGGTGCAGCGGTACAAGGACCTGGACGTCTTCGGCGCGGTCAGCACGGTGAACATCGCCCGTGACGGCAGCGTCATCCACGTTGGCGACAGCCTGGTCTCGGGTCTGGCGGAAAAGGCCTCCGGCGTGGCGTCGCTGGACGCGGTCGAGGCGGTGGAGGCGGCGGCCGAGGGCCTGGACCTGGCCGAGCCGAAGAACGCGAAGGTGATGAGCCGCAACGCCGGCACGGCTCAGACGACGGTTGTGTCGGGTGCGGGGATCTCGAATCAGCCGATCCCGGCGAAGCTCGGTTGGCAGCAGACCCAGGACGGTCTGCGGCTGGCCTGGCAGATGGTGATCGACGACTCCACCGACGAACACCTGTGGAACGCCGCGGTCGACGCCGAGACCGGCGAGCTGCTCAACGCCGACGACTGGACCACCCACGAAAACGCCGAGGAGATCGCCAGCAACCTGGGCCGCAGCGTGACGTCGACGTCGCCGCAGCTCAGCCCGGCGAACCCCGGCACCCGCAACCCCGTCCAGGACGGTTCGAGCTACCGCGTGTTCAACGCGCCCAAGGAGAGCCCGAACGACGGGTCGCGGAGCCTGGTCACCAACCCGGCGGACGGCACCGCGTCGCCGTACGGCTGGCACGACACCAACGGCACCCCGGGCGCTGAGTACACCACCACCCAGGGCAACAACGTCCACGCCTACCAGGACACGGACAACAACAACGCCCCGGACCTCGGCAGCAGCCCGGAGGGCGGGGCGAACCTCAGCTTCGATTTCCCGGCTGACCTGAACGAGCACGCGCAGAACTACCAGGACGCGGCGACCGCCAACCTGTTCTACTGGAACAACGTCATCCACGACGTCTCCTACCTGTACGGCTTCGACGAGGCGTCCGGCAACTTCCAGAGCAACAACTACGGCCGGGGCGGCACGGGCGGCGACTACGTCCGCGCCGAGGCGGCCGACGGCGGCGGCACCAACAACGCCAACTTCTCCACTCCGGCGGCCGACGGCGGCACTCCGCGGATGCAGATGTACCTCTGGCCGGGTACCCAGTTCGGCGACCCGAACCAGGTCGTCGTGGACGGGGTGGGCTCCTTCAACGCGTCCTGGTCGCGCTTCTCCCCGGCGCCCACGGCGGCTGGCCTGCCCGGGCACCAGTTCGTCTACGCCGGCACCGGCTGCACCGCGGCCGCGTACCCCGGCACGCTGCCCTCGGGCGGCTGGATCAGCGTGGTCGACGGCGGCACCACCGCCTGCAGCTATCTGCAGCGCACCCAGGTCGCTCAGGCCGCCGGTGCCAAGGCGCTGGTCATCGCCCACAACGCGGCGGGTACCGCGCCGGTGCTCACCGGGGCCATGACGGCCGCGCGGGTCACCATCCCGGCGGTCGCCGTGACCCAGGCCAACGGTGCCGCCATCAAGGCGGCCATCGCCGCCGGCACCGCCACCGGTACGGTTCGCAAGCACCCGGACCACCCGGGCATCCGCGACGGTGACTTCGACGCCGGCGTGATCCTCCACGAGTACACGCACGGCATCTCCCTCCGGCTGACCGGCGGCCCGGGCGTGAACTGCCTGACCGGCGATGAGCAGCAGGGTGAAGGCTGGAGCGACTACGTCGCCCTCACCATGCTGCTCGACCCGAAGTTCGACACGGCCGACGGCCAGCGCGGCATGGGCCCGTACGTGCTGTTCCAGGACGACCGCAGCGGTGGCGGCATCCGGCCGCGGCCGTACTCGCGGAACATGGAGATCCAGCCGTTCACCTACGACAGCATCAAGACCGGTGGCTGGCTGAACGGCACCTCCCTGGCCGCGCCGCACGGCATCGGCCACGGCTGGACCTCGGTGCTGTGGGACATGACCTGGAACCTGATCGACCGGCACGGGTTCAACCCGAACATCTACGACCCGTGGAACAGCGGCGGCAACAACCTCGCGTTGCAGTTGGTCATCGACGGACTGAAGATGCAGGGCTGCGCTCCGGGCTTCGTGACGTCCCGTAACGCGATCATCGCCGCGGACGCGGCGTTGACCGGTGGGGAGAACGCCTGCATCATCTGGGGCTCGTTCGCCCGGCGTGGTCTGGGCTACAGCGCGGTGCAGGGCACCACGAACCGTAACGACAACAGCGAGGCGTTCGACACCCACCCGTCCTGCCGGGGTGACTTCGTCGGCCGCGCCGGGCAGCCGGAGCTGAACACCGTCATCGCCGGTGACGCGGCGCCGATGAAGTTCAAGCTGGCCGCCAACCGGGGTCTGGACATCCTGGCCAGTGGTTCGCCGTACTCGCGGCTGGTGGACTGCGACACGCTCAAGACCGTGAACCCGGACGGGCCGATCACGCCCCGGCCGACTCCGGTCGCGGCGCGTAACCCGGGTGGGTCGCACATGTCGGTCAACGCCAACGGTCAGTACAACTACCCGTGGAAGACCGACCCGTCGTGGGCCGGCACCTGCCGCGAGTTCGTGCTGACCCTCGACAACGGCTTCCAGTACCGCTCCTACTTCAAGTTCATCGCCGGCTGA
- a CDS encoding D-sedoheptulose-7-phosphate isomerase, with protein MRSPVTPAVDEAFARRLAPGEALAADAERIARTCHEMAVRFHRGGKLIVFGNGGPATDAQHIVVEFVHPVIVGKRALPAISLTNDAATLTGIARADGFDEVFAAQLRLLAAPEDIALGLSADGRCANVRRGLVTARDLGLLTVGLLGGDGGDIARDAVADHVVIARSDDPCIVKEVHVTTYHILWELVHVFFEQPGLLDREAVR; from the coding sequence ATGCGATCTCCCGTGACACCGGCGGTCGACGAGGCGTTCGCGCGCCGGCTCGCGCCCGGGGAGGCGCTCGCCGCCGACGCGGAGCGGATCGCGCGGACCTGCCACGAGATGGCCGTGCGGTTCCACCGCGGCGGCAAGCTGATCGTGTTCGGCAACGGCGGGCCGGCGACGGACGCGCAGCACATCGTGGTCGAGTTCGTTCACCCGGTCATCGTGGGCAAGCGGGCGCTGCCGGCGATCTCCCTGACGAACGACGCGGCCACCCTCACCGGGATCGCTCGGGCGGACGGCTTCGACGAGGTGTTCGCCGCGCAGCTTCGGCTGCTCGCCGCACCGGAGGACATCGCGCTCGGCCTGTCGGCCGACGGCCGGTGCGCCAACGTACGCCGCGGCCTCGTGACGGCCCGCGACCTGGGCCTGCTCACCGTCGGCCTGCTCGGCGGCGACGGCGGTGACATCGCCCGCGACGCGGTCGCCGACCATGTCGTCATCGCCCGCTCCGACGACCCGTGCATCGTCAAGGAGGTGCACGTGACGACCTATCACATCCTGTGGGAGTTGGTGCACGTGTTCTTCGAACAGCCGGGCCTGCTGGACCGGGAGGCGGTCCGGTGA
- a CDS encoding D-sedoheptulose-7-phosphate isomerase, producing the protein MSTRVEGALGALYPFLDERPADVDAVLAAVAASTAAKAAEIVALRGSLVAEHGQRLVDCARRCAAAFAAGGTLFAFGNGGSSTDAQDVAQLFLHPPKAARPLPAISLTHDVALITALSNDVGFDVVFARQVAAFGRAGDIAVALSTSGGSANVLRGLAEAAQRGLVTVGIAGYDGGRMAEPDVVDHLFVVPSASVHRVQEAQTTLYHVLWELIQQALAGEL; encoded by the coding sequence ATGAGCACCCGGGTCGAGGGGGCGCTCGGGGCGCTCTATCCGTTCCTCGACGAACGTCCGGCCGATGTGGACGCGGTACTCGCCGCGGTCGCGGCGTCCACCGCGGCGAAGGCGGCGGAGATCGTGGCGCTGCGCGGGTCGCTGGTCGCCGAGCACGGGCAGCGGCTGGTCGACTGCGCCCGTCGGTGCGCCGCGGCCTTCGCGGCCGGTGGCACGCTGTTCGCGTTCGGCAACGGCGGGAGCAGTACGGACGCGCAGGACGTCGCGCAGCTGTTCCTGCACCCGCCGAAGGCCGCCCGCCCGTTGCCGGCCATCTCGCTCACCCACGACGTCGCCCTGATCACGGCACTCTCCAACGACGTGGGATTCGACGTGGTCTTCGCCCGGCAGGTGGCGGCGTTCGGCCGGGCCGGGGACATCGCGGTGGCGCTGTCCACCAGCGGGGGGTCGGCCAACGTCCTGCGCGGGCTCGCGGAGGCGGCCCAGCGGGGCCTGGTCACCGTCGGCATCGCCGGATACGACGGCGGCCGGATGGCCGAACCCGACGTCGTCGACCACCTGTTCGTGGTGCCGTCCGCATCCGTGCACCGGGTCCAGGAGGCGCAGACCACCCTCTACCACGTGCTCTGGGAACTCATCCAGCAGGCCCTGGCCGGCGAGCTCTGA
- the hypE gene encoding hydrogenase expression/formation protein HypE: protein MTTERTADWAERAVAEAAALTDREAGRLSPEQQVLERIERARRRRPRIRESRVTLAHGAGGKATRTLVEGIFVEAFRNPTLETLDDAAVLCPGVDRLAFTTDSYVVSPLFFPGGDIGDLAVNGTVNDLAVSGARPLYLAAGFILEEGFPVADLQRITASMAAAARRAGVQVVTGDTKVVQRGKADGCYVNTAGVGLLERPVTLGAGHVRPGDAIIVSGPIGDHGVTVMLARGELDIEADLVSDTAPLHGLVAALLDAAPGVRLMRDATRGGVATVLNEIAQAAEVAVVVDEAMVPVRPAVTGACELLGIDPLYVACEGRFVAVVDGAQAEAAVTALRRHPLGQDASVIGHVAADPTGIVLLRTAFGGTRVVDLLVGDPLPRIC from the coding sequence GTGACGACCGAACGCACCGCCGACTGGGCCGAACGCGCCGTGGCCGAGGCCGCGGCCCTGACCGACCGGGAAGCCGGCCGGCTGTCGCCGGAGCAGCAGGTGCTGGAGCGAATCGAGCGGGCTCGCCGACGCCGACCGAGGATCAGGGAGTCCCGGGTCACGCTCGCGCACGGCGCGGGGGGCAAGGCCACCCGTACCCTGGTCGAGGGGATCTTCGTCGAGGCGTTCCGCAACCCGACCCTGGAGACGCTCGACGACGCGGCGGTGTTGTGCCCGGGCGTCGACCGGCTGGCCTTCACCACCGACTCGTACGTGGTGTCGCCGCTGTTCTTCCCGGGCGGTGACATCGGTGACCTCGCCGTCAACGGCACGGTCAACGACCTCGCGGTCAGCGGCGCGCGCCCGTTGTACCTGGCGGCCGGGTTCATCCTCGAAGAGGGCTTTCCCGTCGCCGACCTGCAACGGATCACCGCCTCGATGGCCGCGGCGGCGCGGCGGGCCGGGGTCCAGGTGGTCACCGGTGACACGAAGGTGGTGCAGCGGGGCAAGGCCGACGGCTGCTACGTCAACACCGCCGGGGTCGGCCTGCTGGAGCGCCCGGTGACGTTGGGCGCCGGGCACGTCCGGCCGGGTGACGCGATCATCGTCTCCGGCCCGATCGGCGACCACGGCGTGACCGTCATGCTCGCCCGCGGCGAGCTGGACATCGAGGCCGATCTCGTCTCGGACACCGCGCCCCTGCACGGTCTCGTGGCGGCCCTGCTGGACGCGGCACCCGGCGTACGGCTGATGCGCGACGCCACCCGGGGCGGCGTGGCGACCGTCCTCAACGAGATCGCCCAGGCCGCGGAGGTGGCCGTCGTCGTCGACGAGGCCATGGTGCCGGTGCGTCCCGCCGTCACCGGGGCCTGCGAACTGCTCGGCATCGACCCGCTCTACGTCGCCTGCGAGGGACGCTTCGTCGCCGTGGTCGACGGCGCGCAGGCGGAGGCGGCCGTGACGGCGCTGCGCCGCCACCCGCTCGGCCAGGACGCGAGCGTCATCGGTCACGTCGCCGCCGATCCGACCGGCATCGTGCTGCTCAGGACCGCGTTCGGCGGCACCCGGGTCGTCGACCTGCTCGTCGGCGACCCCCTCCCCCGCATCTGCTGA
- the hypF gene encoding carbamoyltransferase HypF has protein sequence MDQVSVARLHVRVEGIVQGVGFRPFVHALAAEHRLAGFVGNDTGGVFVEIEGAGPRLAAFVADLRRRAPALAQVERVTTEPVVPTGQPGFVIVTSVTGAGRTALISPDTATCPDCLAELSDPADRRHGYPFTNCTNCGPRFTIVTDVPYDRRATTMAAFPLCPDCAAEYADPTNRRFHAEPVCCPACGPTLRLVTAGGDPVPGPPLDGAVRWLRDGRVVALKGLGGYHLAVRADDEQAVATLRARKHREEKPFAVMAADLPAARALVDVAPAAVPVLTGARRPVVLLPRRPDAPVAASVAPDNRDLGVMLPYTPLHQLLLGRLGMPIVLTSGNVSDEPIVHRDDDARARLAGIADGFLTHDRRIHVRADDSVVRVFRGRELPVRRSRGYVPAPVTVPWRFDRPVLACGAELKNTFCLAKGRRAFLSHHIGDLENYETLRAFTDGIEHFGRLFDIRPQVVAHDLHPEYLSTKYALRREGIELVGVQHHHAHIAACLADNGEPGPVLGVAFDGLGYGSDGTLWGGELLVADLAGFQRVGHLDAVPLPGGPAAIREPWRMAAAYLDALYGDALPDLPVLRRHERRWPAVVALARSGLNSPRTSSVGRLFDAVSALLDLRDHVSYEGQAAIALEQRADRDERGGYRVEASGPVPLADVGRQLVGHVVDDLLAGVDPGRIAARFHYGLADAVVRAAAAARDSTGLTSVALSGGVFQNVLLLDRVVSGLEATGFRPLVHSRVPRTTPASPSARPWWPPPATPPVDQGVCVGNQGRRQTQTS, from the coding sequence ATGGACCAGGTCAGCGTGGCGCGGCTCCACGTCCGCGTCGAGGGCATCGTGCAGGGCGTCGGCTTCCGTCCGTTCGTGCACGCTCTCGCGGCGGAACACCGTCTCGCCGGCTTCGTCGGCAACGACACCGGCGGCGTCTTCGTCGAGATCGAAGGGGCCGGGCCCCGCCTGGCCGCCTTCGTCGCGGACCTGCGCCGCCGCGCGCCCGCGTTGGCCCAGGTGGAGCGGGTCACCACCGAGCCCGTCGTGCCGACCGGGCAACCCGGCTTCGTCATCGTCACCAGCGTCACCGGCGCCGGCCGGACCGCTCTGATCTCCCCGGACACCGCCACCTGCCCGGACTGCCTCGCCGAGCTGTCCGACCCGGCGGACCGCCGGCACGGTTACCCGTTCACCAACTGCACCAACTGCGGGCCGCGCTTCACCATCGTCACGGACGTGCCGTACGACCGTCGCGCCACCACCATGGCCGCGTTCCCGCTCTGCCCGGACTGCGCCGCCGAGTACGCGGACCCGACCAACCGCCGCTTTCACGCCGAGCCGGTGTGCTGCCCGGCCTGCGGCCCGACCCTGCGCCTCGTCACCGCGGGCGGCGACCCGGTCCCCGGCCCGCCGCTGGACGGCGCGGTGCGGTGGCTGCGCGACGGGCGGGTCGTCGCGCTCAAGGGGCTGGGCGGCTATCACCTGGCCGTCCGCGCCGACGACGAACAGGCCGTCGCCACGCTGCGGGCCCGTAAGCACCGCGAGGAGAAGCCGTTCGCCGTGATGGCCGCCGACCTGCCGGCGGCGCGGGCGCTGGTGGACGTGGCGCCGGCGGCCGTGCCGGTGCTCACCGGTGCCCGCCGCCCCGTGGTGCTGCTGCCCCGCCGCCCGGACGCCCCGGTCGCCGCGTCGGTGGCGCCGGACAACCGCGACCTGGGCGTCATGCTGCCGTACACGCCGCTGCACCAACTGTTGCTCGGCCGGCTCGGCATGCCGATCGTGCTGACCAGCGGCAACGTCTCCGACGAACCGATCGTCCACCGTGACGACGACGCCCGGGCGCGACTGGCGGGAATCGCCGACGGCTTCCTGACGCACGACCGGCGCATCCACGTCCGCGCCGACGACTCCGTGGTACGCGTGTTCCGTGGCCGGGAACTGCCGGTGCGGCGGTCCCGAGGGTACGTGCCCGCGCCGGTGACCGTGCCGTGGCGGTTCGACCGGCCGGTGCTCGCCTGCGGCGCCGAGCTGAAGAACACGTTCTGCCTGGCGAAGGGACGCCGCGCGTTCCTCTCACACCACATCGGTGACCTGGAGAACTACGAGACGCTGCGGGCGTTCACCGACGGCATCGAGCACTTCGGTCGACTGTTCGACATCCGGCCGCAGGTCGTCGCCCACGACCTGCACCCCGAGTACCTGTCGACGAAGTACGCGCTGCGGCGCGAGGGCATCGAGCTGGTCGGCGTGCAGCACCACCACGCCCACATCGCCGCCTGCCTGGCCGACAACGGCGAGCCCGGCCCGGTGCTCGGCGTCGCCTTCGACGGTCTCGGGTACGGCTCGGACGGCACCCTCTGGGGCGGCGAGCTGCTCGTCGCCGACCTGGCCGGGTTCCAGCGGGTCGGCCACCTCGACGCGGTGCCCCTGCCCGGCGGGCCGGCGGCGATCCGTGAGCCGTGGCGGATGGCCGCGGCGTACCTCGACGCGCTGTACGGCGACGCGCTGCCGGACCTGCCGGTGCTGCGGCGGCACGAGCGGCGCTGGCCCGCGGTGGTGGCGTTGGCGCGCAGCGGCCTGAACTCGCCGCGTACCTCCAGCGTGGGCCGGCTCTTCGACGCCGTTTCGGCGCTGCTGGACCTGCGCGATCACGTCAGCTACGAGGGGCAGGCCGCCATCGCCCTGGAGCAGCGGGCGGACCGCGACGAGCGCGGCGGCTACCGGGTCGAGGCGTCCGGCCCGGTGCCGCTCGCCGACGTCGGGCGCCAACTCGTCGGCCACGTGGTCGACGACCTGCTCGCCGGCGTGGACCCGGGCCGGATCGCCGCGCGCTTCCATTACGGTCTGGCGGACGCCGTGGTGCGGGCGGCGGCCGCCGCCCGGGACAGCACGGGCCTGACCAGCGTCGCGCTCTCCGGCGGCGTGTTCCAGAACGTGCTGCTGCTCGACCGCGTCGTGTCCGGGCTGGAGGCGACGGGGTTCCGGCCGCTCGTGCACTCCCGGGTGCCCCGAACGACGCCGGCATCTCCCTCGGCCAGGCCGTGGTGGCCGCCGCCCGCCACGCCGCCGGTTGATCAAGGAGTTTGCGTCGGGAATCAGGGCCGGCGGCAGACGCAAACCTCTTGA